One genomic segment of Oenanthe melanoleuca isolate GR-GAL-2019-014 chromosome 5, OMel1.0, whole genome shotgun sequence includes these proteins:
- the RPUSD2 gene encoding pseudouridylate synthase RPUSD2: MAEPAAGPSRAREEEPGPAGKEEEEAAPAPKKRRLAGGERYVPPPRKLNTGVSFGAEHFAETSYYFEGGLRKVRPYYFDFRTYCKGRWVGRSLLHVFGTEFRAQPLAYYRAAARAGRLRLNEEPVRDLDIVLKNNDFLRNTVHRHEPPVTAQPIRILAEDEEVVVVDKPSSLPVHPCGRFRHNTVIFILGKEHGLRELHTLHRLDRMTSGVLMFAKSAAVSKRIDEQVRQRQLEKEYVCRVVGEFPEHEVVCEEPILVVSYKVGVCRVDPRGKPCQTLFQRLSYNGSSSVVRCLPRTGRTHQIRVHLQFLGHPIVNDPIYNMEAWGPHRGKGGNIGKTDEELLKDLVEEHRSKQSLEVLGIGEEDLNPIESKDCGNSGDCTKSAEADPINGSSCLAEDKKDLERNDIAACPLNSDVNLEMLDKDKELSLCGNQDGQAGEKGWEEKDPLCVECRTSRRDPSPKELVMFLHALRYKGTDFEYCSSMPEWAMENWEE; the protein is encoded by the exons ATGGCCGAGCCGGCAGCCGGCCCCAGCCGAGCCCGGGAGGAGGAGCCGGGCCCCGCcggcaaggaggaggaggaggcggcgccGGCCCCCAAGAAGCGGCGGCTGGCGGGCGGCGAGCGGTACGTGCCGCCGCCGCGGAAGCTGAACACCGGCGTGAGCTTCGGCGCCGAGCACTTCGCCGAGACCTCGTACTACTTCGAGGGCGGCCTGCGCAAGGTGCGCCCCTACTACTTCGACTTCCGCACGTACTGCAAGGGGCGCTGGGTGGGCCGCAGCCTCCTGCACGTCTTCGGCACCGAGTTCCGAGCGCAGCCCCTCGCCTATTaccgcgccgccgcccgcgccggCCGCCTGCGCCTCAACGAGGAGCCCGTGCGCGACCTGGACATCGTGCTCAAG AACAACGACTTCCTCAGGAACACGGTGCATCGGCACGAGCCGCCGGTCACGGCGCAGCCCATCCGCATCCTGGCGGAGGACgaggaggtggtggtggtggacAAGCCCTCGTCCCTGCCCGTGCACCCGTGCGGCAGGTTCCGGCACAACACGGTCATCTTCATCCTGGGCAAGGAGCACGGCCTGCGGGAGCTGCACACCCTGCACCGCCTGGACCGCATGACCTCGGGCGTGCTCATGTTCGCCAAGAGCGCCGCCGTGTCCAAGCGCATCGACGAGCAGGTCCGGCAGCGCCAG ctggagaaggagtaCGTCTGCCGGGTGGTGGGGGAGTTCCCAGAGCACGAGGTGGTGTGTGAGGAGCCCATCCTGGTGGTTTCCTACAAGGTGGGCGTGTGCCGCGTGGATCCCAGGGGGAAGCCCTGCCAGACCCTCTTCCAGAGGCTCAGCTACAACGGCAGCAGCAGCGTGGTGAGGTGCCTGCCGCGCACGGGCCGCACGCACCAGATCCGCGTCCACCTGCAGTTCCTGGGCCACCCCATCGTCAACGACCCCATCTACAACATGGAGGCCTGGGGCCCCCACAGGGGCAAGGGCGGCAACATCGGGAAGACGGATGAGGAGCTCCTGAAGGACTTGGTGGAGGAGCATCGTTCCAAACAGAGCCTGGAGGTCTTGGGTATCGGGGAGGAGGACTTGAACCCCATCGAAAGCAAAGACTGTGGGAATTCAGGTGACTGCACAAAGTCTGCAGAGGCTGATCCTATAAATGGGAGTTCCTGCCTTGCTGAGGACAAGAAGGATCTGGAGAGGAACGACATAGCAGCTTGTCCACTGAACTCTGATGTCAACCTGGAAATGCTTGATAAGGACAAAGAGCTGAGTTTGTGTGGGAATCAGGATGGGCAAGCGGGGGAGAAGGGTTGGGAAGAGAAGGACCCTTTGTGTGTGGAGTGCAGGACGAGCAGGCGGGACCCGTCTCCCAAGGAGCTGGTGATGTTCCTGCACGCCCTGCGCTACAAGGGCACGGACTTTGAGTACTGCTCCAGCATGCCCGAGTGGGCCATGGAGAACTGGGAGGAATga
- the KNL1 gene encoding LOW QUALITY PROTEIN: kinetochore scaffold 1 (The sequence of the model RefSeq protein was modified relative to this genomic sequence to represent the inferred CDS: inserted 2 bases in 2 codons; deleted 2 bases in 1 codon) has product MAATRRPVEAAMLYGTRGRHVVRSWGQQSXHGANVSSRARGGPLDLNGAAAXGEREPGAGTRKPGFGSGGPGAGGKAHPSAMDKIYTDPNMENDNTEHIRGKRLSSILKAPRNPLDDLGNGNEITQDIHTERRRRSSRRVSFANTIDCRVFQRDLKSSTSETKNTGCSADGKDDTLTDENEDPGAVSCEITGMSTLLHAPIQALGQQTEWHDVDHGAPRTDRMDTTLLFSEENEMEMTASHTAVISRNLRAPQPDRTEKIDFNSFLAKLNPSQGKAETSKELSLLSDPTNHPGPSSEQKEEATTVKKIDFGEFLLRLKSNNPAETPDNDSVFCAPSQGSGDLTQLSGEFGYSHELPDTCNVTKVFRGREGGMEMTKCEAADVKIPFAGVREAPPEQWECADVTQAFADEGMDVTTSHTAKVSFALSTVGNQSLNFPKDFPPTEIDSSVFRRASNHNLNVQQDPQLCADTKTANAEGRGDPSVLRAGKQEGRALTAIQGSVSSETVFRGDKTVVFSKCDDMEMTGNYTDIIYMASTTEEDSSCHKACVKPVSTNPPLTGSRSPAYGSIPKGLAPGDNPAAGPCKISALELSSASSGHMENVSQARGPAAASTGFGSHTQSVAGSVLKSRFDPSANPQLVFSGEKTVIFAGEDMDLAKTCVKDGGISVDNEHDTVVFTSVTCKPHFLGNRSMSSNVTEQEEMEITRCHTVFFDGQSSGITAEPKQMPCKTIPRKNQNKIVTEGDISAYSVDMDKENVYVRNIDGNIKKSQPIERSAQDTQVIMADEKLGKTNFQASDLNSCAKNTSLLQEQNRGVPKNVVTNTSASLFLQSQGVVSQPLEKSLSDFCTNDTTHMFLGDQSMDITKAHPAAFEIAPVNTEQESSNYNQNAALSKQLQNQPFPFSSHPGVDIVSQTAAMECEDLKMNTSKQIVTALAPSGSFSFSNNPAPSGMRGNQQFGTGIGINADSQNSERQEEPVRALSKTLPAEGDSDRHFSMGETCSSREDFKTAPSAHGLLQRGEEEPVWARTSEAPKGSSQLSVFGEKSVEHPCGENMDTTGRCVVMVPDNTINVLSQSKAAPGCFDQGGNETVSLQKEATMTMPVERGGWEAAGGRTISFAPAEDMEITTTHPAQQRQPILAIPADKTIVFAQGQEDMDITASHTVAVSKNIHGFESQQPPQDVHGGLVPCRGEMDSSQYATEPKDKPSIPSSASSDSAFPSEKGATQVPSGTKTNSIYSVSLQESPVCVGAQDHDLPTDNSVLVSREQDVTPPEKLQSKGVSFEFQSEGPVDHREESGSLGSCVAFPMQGSNPWKDHPDAPGTQRNQLVEEDSPHCGDSDLGLAGANLLPAANKESKKNEELSAEGEVPPKDFQINSEQTRQPLISDGSGDQAHPTLAPEASRTLGICSKVLDMTRKSVSVSKTASSDQLPSFSAQPEDTLRLGENTASEANNLLDTKKQENTGLESGADPIGMAPKDKYPGINIPLGIFQPKLPNKRNRVSSAQDINTKSDRVEAPAPTNTSETPGNKSSRQNFSPFQFIAEEFLPVCLEEMDSNESVSSELMENAWDDKNKNQIPHSEKDPFEETRTCNMKRALGHTEEDLQSPKKAKRDRDVDAGASQNLEDQAEVDAAGEPLNLSAKSPVCPQASTSSSLDSVKADVESTIQRSSQMQSQLLTDSICEENLWEKFQSGTITVGEFFSLLQVHVVIQKPRHSQLPASCAVSAPPTAEALIYSQYVHRPKLRIYEEDCQDLCQKIEELKPHVTVLDQPLVNVIRSLWEVMRTCTDEELSMFGAELNKMKSCFTKEAKILSHNEKETLYRKLLQSAEEQYKKLQSRIQKVDDWMKEAESSVVTLESDSFWDEEEAGCSAGTAGGQNIQEELQSITAQEEELLRELSEMDAEDELDLAEMEKLKKNERACLEILKKYDFTEWELVEWSEQQAVFNFLYDSVTLTVVFGPPIDGEFFAARPSRSIVSLDFESFLDEEQAPPSSCLVQKLIFQFIESRGSWQEKCPTLCNLPQALFDISLVVNRCKILGEELEFLQRWGAKFHLLETDIKGTEVKLLFSSSVAFAKFELTLALSHDYPSAVLPFGVQTHIGNIGEKEIAAVLSRVPAGHHYLQRIVISIHQNLLQGPR; this is encoded by the exons ATGGCAGCAACGAGGCGACCTGTGGAGGCCGCCATGTTGTACGGCACAAGGGGGCGCCATGTTGTAcggagctgggggcagcagt TGCACGGCGCCAATGTGTCGTCacgggcgcggggcgggccgTTGGATTTGAacggggcggcgg ccggggaGCGGGAACCTGGAGCAGGGACCCGGAAACCGGGATTCGGGAGC GGGGGGCCCGGAGCTGGAG GAAAAGCACATCCTTCAGCAATGGACAAGATTTACACAGACCCTAACATGGAAAA TGATAACACAGAACACATTAGAGGGAAGCGTCTGTCCTCT attttaaagGCTCCACGAAATCCTCTCGATGatctgggaaatgggaatgaaaTTACCCAG gaCATCCACACGGAGAGACGCAGGAGGAGCTCGCGCAGGGTCAGCTTCGCCAACACCATCGA CTGCAGAGTCTTCCAAAGAGATCTTAAGAGCAGCACATCAGAGACAAAAAATACAG GGTGTTCAGCAGATGGGAAGGATGATACCTTGACTGATGA GAATGAAGACCCTGGGGCTGTTTCATGTGAGATCACTG GGATGAGCACTTTGCTTCATGCCCCCATCCAGGCCTTGGGGCAGCAGACTGAG tggcATGATGTGGACCATGGGGCTCCAAGGACGGACAGGATGGACACCACCCTCCTCTTCTCGGAGGAGAACGAGATGGAGATGACAGCCAGTCACACAGCCGTGATCTCACGGAacctcagagccccccagccTGACAGAACCGAGAAAATCGACTTCAACTCCTTCTTGGCTAAGCTCAACCCCAGCCAGGGGAAGGCAGAAACCAGCAAGGAGCTGAGTTTGCTCTCTGACCCCACAAACCATCCGGGCCCCTCTTCGGAACAGAAGGAAGAAGCCactactgtgaaaaaaatagattttggtGAATTTCTGCTGAGGCTGAAGTCAAACAATCCTGCTGAGACACCTGACAATGACAGTGTTTTCTGTGCCCCTTCCCAAGGCTCGGGAGACCTGACACAACTGTCTGGGGAATTTGGGTATTCCCACGAGCTGCCAGACACCTGCAATGTGACAAAAGTGTTCCGGGGCCGGGAAGGTGGGATGGAGATGACAAAATGTGAGGCAGCTGATGTTAAAATTCCATTTGCTGGCGTCAGGGAGGCTCCACCAGAGCAGTGGGAATGTGCAGATGTCACCCAGGCGTTTGCAGACGAGGGCATGGACGTGACAACCAGTCACACTGCAAAGGTGTCCTTTGCTCTCTCCACTGTTGGGAACCAAAGTCTCAACTTCCCAAAGGATTTCCCACCCACAGAGATAGATAGCTCTGTGTTCAGGAGAGCATCTAATCACAACTTAAATGTTCAGCAGGACCCTCAGCTTTGTGCAGACACAAAAACAGCAAatgctgaaggcagaggagaCCCCTCAGTGCTGCGAGCTGGGAAACAGGAGGGCAGGGCATTGACTGCCATCCAGGGATCTGTTTCATCCGAGACCGTCTTCAGAGGGGACAAAACTGTTGTGTTTTCCAAGTGTGATGACATGGAAATGACTGGGAATTACACAGACATCATCTATATGGCCAGCACCACAGAAGAGGACAGTTCATGCCATAAAGCCTGTGTAAAGCCAGTGAGCACCAACCCTCCACTCACAGGGAGCAGATCCCCGGCATATGGCAGCATCCCAAAGGGTCTGGCACCTGGAGATaatcctgctgctgggcccTGTAAAATCAGTGCACTTGAACTGTCTTCAGCCTCAAGTGGACACATGGAAAACGTGTCCCAGGCTCgtggtcctgctgcagccagcactgggtTTGGCTCACATACGCAGTCGGTGGCTGGCAGTGTTCTGAAGAGCAGGTTTGATCCCTCTGCAAACCCCCAGCTTGTTTTTTCAGGTGAGAAGACAGTAATATTCGCAGGAGAAGACATGGACTTGGCTAAAACCTGTGTTAAGGATGGTGGAATAAGTGTTGATAATGAACATGACACTGTAGTGTTCACCTCTGTGACCTGCAAGCCTCATTTCCTGGGTAACAGATCCATGTCTTCCAATGTAACTGagcaggaagaaatggaaataacaAGATGCCACACTGTTTTCTTTGATGGCCAAAGCAGTGGGATAACAGCAGAACCAAAACAAATGCCCTGTAAAACCATTCCAAGAAAGAACCAGAACAAAATTGTCACTGAGGGTGACATATCTGCATATTCTGTAGATATGGACAAGGAAAATGTTTATGTGAGGAATATTGATGGGAATATTAAAAAGAGCCAACCTATTGAAAGGAGTGCTCAAGATACTCAGGTGATAATGGCTGATGAGAAGCTTGGAAAAACCAACTTCCAGGCAAGTGATCTGAATTCCTGTGCCAAGAACACGTCTTTGTTACAAGAGCAAAACAGAGGAGTCCCCAAGAATGTTGTCACTAACACCAGTGCATCCCTGTTCCTGCAAAGCCAAGGAGTTGTATCACAGCCTCTGGAAAAAAGCCTTTCAGATTTCTGCACAAATGACACAACACACATGTTTCTAGGTGATCAAAGCATGGACATAACCAAAGCTCATCCTGCTGCCTTTGAGATTGCTCCTGTTAACACTGAACAAGAATCCAGTAATTATAATCAAAATGCTGCACTATCCAAGCAGCTGCAAAACCAGCCCTTCCCATTTTCCAGTCATCCTGGCGTGGATATTGTGAGTCAAACTGCAGCAATGGAATGTGAGGACTTGAAAATGAACACCAGTAAGCAAATTGTTACTGCTTTGGCTCCAAGTggttcattttctttcagtaacAATCCTGCTCCCTCTGGAATGAGAGGAAATCAACAGTTTGGAACAGGAATAGGAATAAATGCAGACAGCCAAAACTCAGAGAGGCAAGAGGAACCTGTGAGAGCACTAAGCAAAACATTGCCAGCCGAAGGAGACTCTGACAGACATTTTTCCATGGGTGAAACATGTTCTTCAAGAGAGGATTTTAAAACTGCTCCCTCAGCTCatgggctgctccagaggggTGAGGAAGAACCAGTGTGGGCCAGGACATCTGAGGCACCCAAGGGAAGTTCCCAGCTGTCTGTCTTTGGAGAAAAGTCTGTTGAGCATCCCTGTGGTGAAAACATGGACACGACTGGCAGGTGTGTGGTAATGGTTCCAGATAACACCATCAACGTTTTgtcacaaagcaaagcagcaccTGGATGCTTTGATCAAGGTGGGAATGAAACAGTGTCCTTACAAAAAGAGGCCACGATGACAATGCCAGTGGAGCGGGGTGGGTGGGAGGCTGCAGGTGGCAGAACCATCAGTTTTGCTCCAGCTGAGGATATGGAGATCACCACcactcacccagcacagcagagacagcCCATCCTAGCCATTCCTGCTGACAAAACCATCGTGTTTGCCCAAGGCCAGGAGGACATGGACATCACTGCATCCCACACCGTTGCTGTCAGTAAGAACATCCATGGGTTTGAGAGCCAGCAGCCACCACAGGACGTGCATGGTGGTTTGGTGCCCTGCAGAGGCGAAATGGATTCCTCACAGTATGCCACAGAACCTAAGGATAAGCCCAGCATTCCCTCTTCTGCTTCCTCAGACTCAGCATTTCCTAGTGAGAAAGGAGCTACCCAGGTTCCCAGTGGCACAAAAACTAATTCCATTTATTCTGTCTCTCTTCAGGAAAGTCCTGTGTGTGTGGGAGCACAGGATCATGACCTTCCCACAGATAATTCAGTCCTTGtaagcagggagcaggatgtCACACCACCAGAAAAACTGCAATCAAAGGGAGTATCTTTCGAGTTCCAAAGTGAGGGCCCTGTGGATCACAGGGAAGAAAGTGGCAGTTTGGGATCCTGTGTTGCCTTTCCCATGCAGGGATCAAATCCTTGGAAGGATCATCCAGATGCCCCTGGTACTCAGAGAAACCAGTTAGTGGAAGAGGATTCACCTCACTGTGGAGATTCAGATTTGGGCTTGGCTGGAGCAAACCTCCTTCCAGCTGCTAACAAGGAATCCAAGAAAAATGAGGAGCTGTCAGCTGAAGGGGAGGTGCCTCCAAAAGACTTTCAAATAAACTCTGAACAAACTAGGCAACCTTTGATCAGTGATGGTTCAGGGGATCAGGCACATCCAACTCTTGCACCAGAAGCCTCACGTACTTTAGGTATTTGTTCAAAAGTGCTAGATATGACAAGGAAATCTGTTTCTGTTTCCAAAACTGCTTCTTCTGACCAATTGCCCAGTTTCTCAGCTCAGCCAGAGGATACCCTGAGGTTGGGAGAAAACACTGCCAGTGAAGCAAATAACTTACTTGATACCAAAAAGCAGGAGAACACAGGTCTGGAATCTGGAGCTGATCCCATAGGAATGGCACCTAAGGATAAATATCCAGGAATAAATATCCCTCTGGgtattttccagcctaaattaCCAAACAAGAGGAATCGTGTTTCCAGTGCACAAGACATAAATACAAAATCAGACAGAGTAGAAGCCCCAGCTCCAACAAACACCAGTGAAACCCCAGGTAACAAGTCCAGCAGGCAGAACTTCAGTCCTTTTCAGTTCATAGCAGAAGAATTTCTCCCTGTGTGCCTGGAGGAAATGGATTCCAATGAATCTGTCAGCTCTGAACTCATGGAAAACGCTTGggatgataaaaataaaaaccaaatccCCCACTCTGAAAAGGATCCATTTGAAGAGACAAGAACTTGCAACATGAAAAGAGCTTTAGGACACACTGAGGAGGATCTACAAAGCCCAAAGAAGGCCAAGAGGGATCGAGATGTGGATGCTGGGGCCTCTCAAAACTTGGAG GACCAAGCAGAAGTTGATGCAGCTGGAGAACCTCTAAATCTCTCAGCTAAAAGTCCTGTGTGTCCTCaggccagcaccagcagctccctggattCTGTGAAGGCTGACGTAGAGTCAACAA TCCAGCGCAGCAGTCAGATGCagtcccagctcctcacagacagcatttgtgaagaaaatttATGGGAG AAATTTCAGAGTGGTACTATCACAGTTGGGGAGTTTTTTAGCCTCCTTCAAGTCCATGTCGTGATTCAGAAGCCCCGGCACAGCCAGCTTCCAGCCAGT TGTGCAGTCAGTGCACCTCCCACTGCAGAGGCTCTCATCTACAGCCAGTACGTTCACCGGCCCAAGCTGAGGATTTATGAGGAGGATTGCCAGGACCTGTGTCAGAAAATTGAGGA GTTAAAACCACATGTGACTGTCCTGGATCAGCCCCTGGTGAATGTGATCAGGAGTTTGTGGGAAGTAATGAGAACCTGCACTGATGAAGAG CTGAGCATGTTTGGAGCAGAACTGAACAAGATGAAATCCTGTTTCACCAAGGAAGCTAAAATCTTGTCTCACAATGAGAAGGAGACATTGTACAGGAAACTGCTGCAGAGTGCTGAG GAGCAATACAAAAAGCTCCAATCAAGAATACAAAAGGTGGATGACTGGATGAAGGAGGCAGAGAGCTCCGTGGTTACTCTGGAATCAG ATTCCTTTTGGGATGAAGAGGaagctggctgcagtgctggaacagCAGGAGGGCAGAACATACAGGAAG AATTGCAAAGCATCACAGCCCAAGAAGAGGAACTTCTGAG AGAACTGTCAGAGATGGATGCTGAGGATGAGCTTGATTTGGCTGAGATGGAGAAGCTCAAGAAGAATGAAAGGGCCTGCCTGGAAATCCTGAAGAAATATGA cTTCACTGAGTGGGAGTTGGTGGAATGGAGTGAGCAGCAAGCTGTCTTTAATTTtctctatgattctgtgacacTCACAGTCGTGTTTGGACCCCCAATAG ATGGTGAATTTTTTGCCGCACGTCCTTCCAGAAGCATCGTTAGCCTGGACTTTGAATCTTTCCTGGATG aGGAACAAGCTCCACCCTCCTCGTGTTTAGTCCAAAAACTCATCTTCCAGTTTATTGAAAGTCGGGGAAGCTGGCAGGAAAAGTGTCCCACACTGTGCAACTTGCCTCAG GCTCTCTTTGACATCTCCTTGGTGGTGAATCGCTGCAAAATCTTGGGAGAGGAGTTGGAATTTCTGCAGAGGTGGGGTGCAAAATTCCATCTCCTGGAGACAGATATCAAAGGCACAGA GGTGAAGCTTCTGTTCTCCTCTTCGGTGGCTTTTGCAAAGTTTGAGTTGACTCTGGCTCTCTCTCATGATTATCCATCTGCTGTACTTCCCTTTGGGGTCCAAACCCACATTGGGAATATCGG ggaaaaggaaattgcTGCTGTTCTCTCCAGAGTTCCAGCTGGACACCACTATCTGCAGAGAATAGTCATCTCCATCCATCAGAATCTGCTCCAGGGTCCCAGATGA
- the RAD51 gene encoding DNA repair protein RAD51 homolog 1, producing the protein MAMQMQLEASADTSAEEESFGPQLISRLEQCGINANDVKKLEEAGFHTVEAVAYAPKKELLNIKGISEAKADKILAEAAKLVPMGFTTATEFHQRRSEIIQITTGSKELDKLLQGGIETGSITELFGEFRTGKTQLCHTLAVTCQLPIDRGGGEGKAMYIDTEGTFRPERLLAVAERYGLSGSDVLDNVAYARGFNTDHQTQLLYQASAMMAESRYALLIVDSATALYRTDYSGRGELSARQMHLARFLRMLLRLADEFGVAVVITNQVVAQVDGAAMFAADPKKPIGGNIIAHASTTRLYLRKGRGETRICKIYDSPCLPEAEAMFAINADGVGDAKD; encoded by the exons ATGGCCATGCAGATGCAGCTCGAGGCCAGCGCAGACAcctcagcagaggaggagagctTTGGGCCACAGCTCATATCCAGGCTGGAG CAATGTGGCATAAATGCCAATGATGTGAAGAAGCTGGAAGAAGCTGGATTTCACACAGTGGAGGCTGTGGCTTATGCACCAAAGAAGGAGCTCCTGAACATTAAAGGCATCAGTGAAGCCAAAGCCGACAAAATCTTG GCTGAGGCAGCCAAACTGGTTCCCATGGGCTTCACCACAGCCACAGAATTCCACCAGCGGCGGTCAGAGATCATCCAGATCACCACTGGCTCCAAAGAGCTGGATAAGCTGCTTCAAG GAGGAATAGAAACAGGGTCCATAACAGAATTATTTGGGGAATTCCGTACTGGGAAGACGCAGCTGTGTCACACCTTGGCTGTCACCTGTCAG CTCCCCATAGACCGCGGGGGCGGCGAGGGAAAAGCCATGTACATCGACACAGAGGGGACCTTCCGTCCAGAGCGGCTCCTGGCTGTGGCTGAAAG GTATGGCCTGTCTGGCAGTGATGTCCTGGACAACGTGGCCTATGCTCGGGGCTTTAACACTGACCACCAGACCCAGCTGCTGTACCAGGCCTCGGCCATGATGGCTGAGTCACG gTACGCCCTGCTGATCGTGGACAGCGCCACGGCCCTGTACCGCACGGACTACTCGGGAAGGGGGGAGCTCTCCGCCAGGCAGATGCACCTGGCCAGGTtcctgaggatgctgctgcgCCTGGCAGATGAG TTTGGCGTGGCTGTTGTCATCACAAACCAGGTGGTGGCACAGGTAGACGGAGCTGCCATGTTTGCTGCAGATCCCAAAAAGCCCATTGGAGGCAATATCATCGCTCATGCTTCCACCACCAG gctgtaCCTGCGGAAAGGCCGAGGTGAGACCAGGATCTGTAAAATCTATGACTCTCCGTGTCTCCCCGAGGCTGAAGCCATGTTTGCTATCAATGCTGACGGAGTGGGAGATGCTAAAGACTGA